The genomic segment tgagcaacctccctttccctccagttcCACACATCCGTCATCGCCAAACCAAGGCTTGCACCTGgcagcagtgacggacagtggggaagGACGGGAgggtatgtgtgaattcacagagtatcacttggagaaccatatttacaggtaagtaaccactctttctcccaagtgaactctgtgaatcacacatttgggtgactgacaagctaactTACCGGACGGTGGGCCGTCACTGGAGAACTGATGTGAGGACAGCCCTTCCGAAGGATGTTTCCTTTTTAGCCCGAAGGTCCAGCCGGTAATGGGTGACAAAAGTGGACACCTTGGACCAGGTAGCCGCCCTGCAGATATCAGGTAAGTCGACTCCTCGGAGCAAAGCAGTAGACGTTGCCATTGACCTCGTCGAGTGTCCTCGAATACCTTCAGGAACATCCTTCTTGGATAGCTGATAAGCCAGAACTACAGTGGAGACTAACCACCTAGATAAGGCAGGAGCTGAAGCAGCCGACCCCTTGCGTGATCCATAGTAGCACAGAAAAAGTTTGTGGGAAGCCCTAAAGTCCCTAGTCCTTGAAATGTAATAGGATAACGCCCTTTTGACGTCCAAAGAATGCAGCATCCTCTCAATGTCCGAGGATGGGTCAGAGAACAAGGTCGGCAATGATATGGGCTGATTTAGGTGAAATTCAGacaccaccttaggaagaaaggaaatgtctGGAAAGAGGACAACCTTATCTTTGTAGAATTGTAGATAAGGCGAATCGGATCTTAGAGCTGCCAACTCAGAGGCTCTCCTGGCGGATGTAATAGCCACCAAAAACAGAGTCTTTAAGGAGAGAAACTTGAGATCACAGGATGACATAGGTTCGAAGGGATGTTTCATCAACGCATTCAGAACAAGAGTCAGAGACCATTGAGGAATAGGAGCTCTTACAGGTGGGCGAGCGTTCATAAGTCCCTTAAAAAAGGTCTTAACAGTAGGGTGAGTAAACAACTGTGCAGAACTTGAACCAGAAGGCTGATGAACAACTATAGCAGCCGCATAAACTTTTAAAGTGGAAACAGACAAACCAAGGTCAAACAAATGCCTTAAGTAGATCAATAAAGTCCTCAAAGAAACAGGAGATGTTTGAAGATCTTTAGAAAGAGCAAAACGGACAAAGTTGTcccatttgtatttgtacaaagaTTTAGTAGAAGGTTTCCTAGACTTATctaatatttctttaatttcaGGCAGATCCTCCAAGCGGTCAGGTGAAGGGATTCCACGTCCGGGTGGAGAATGGACCCTGAGTCTCTGGAGAGCAAGTCTGGCATCATCGGAAACTTGAAGACGTCCGTGGCTACCTCTCGGAGGACTGGGAACCACGGCTGACGTGGCCAGAAGGGGGCCACCAGGATGGCTGAGGCCTTGTGTTGAATTAGCCTGACTATGGTCCTTTGAATTAGAGGAATCGGCGGGAACAGGTAAATGAGATGTTTCTTCCAGGGAATCATGAAGGCGTCCCCCAGGGATGAGGGATCCTTCCCTGCTCTTGAGGCATAAGCGTGACATTTTCTGTTTTCGCTCGAAGCAAACATGTCTATGTGAGGATGGCCCCATCTGTGGCACAACTCCTGAAACATGAGTTGGTTTAGTTCCCACTCGTGGGACTGACTTTTTCGACGGCTTAGAGTGTCTGCTAGAGAGTTCTCTGTTGTCGCTATGTGAATGGCCATGGGATACACATGATGGACacaacaccattcccagagcaGTACAGCTAGGTAAAGTAAGGACAGAGAccttgttcctccctgcttgtttatataaaacAGGGTCGTGGTATTGTCTGTTACAACTTGCACACCACGACCCTGTattatggggagaaaggcctTGAAGGCCTTTATTACTGCTATCAGCTCTAGATGGTTTATGTGGAGGCCCTTTTGACGAGAGGTCCACAAGGCATTCACGGTGTGGCCATTGCAATGAGCCCCCCAACCCGTGGGGCTCGCATCCGTTGTAACCTGAGCCGACAGTCGTAGGGGTCGAAAAGGGCGCCCCATGAGAAGATGTGGCCGGAAGCCCCACCATAACAGTTGTCTTGCCAACTCTGGGGTGACTCTCAACTGCTTCTTTGGGTGGTCGTACAACGGATTGAAGTGATGAAGGAGCCATGCCTGTAGTGATCTCATTCTGAGCCTGGCGTGAGGCAAAGCAGCcgttgtcgatgccatgaggcctagcagatgttcgGCCTGATGTGCTGACACTAGGGCATGGGGTAGGAATCCCTGTAGGGCTATTTGAAGCTTTTGTATGCGGTCTATAGGCAGAAAAAGCCTTGCCTTTTTTGAGTCCAGAGTAGCTCCTATGTACGACATCACTTGAGAAGGAGTTAGCGTGGACTTGTCCCAGTTTATGGTGAGACCTAAACTTTGTAATGTGTGTATGGTGAAGTTTGTGTCCTGAACTGCCCTTCTTCTGGAAGGTGACACCactagccagtcgtcgatgtaaggaaaAATCTTTACACCTTGCAGACGGAGAAAGGCAGCAACCggagccatacattttgtaaaagtGCGTGGAACCGTTGCTAAACCGAAGGGTAAGGCCATATACTGTAGAGCAGTTTTGTTTGTGATGAACCTGAGGTACTTTCTGTGACTGTGATGAATTGTAATATGAAAATATGCGTCCTTTAGGTCTATGACtgtaaaccaatctcctttcCTCAATAGGTGGACAATGGACTCCAGTGTTACCATCCGGAACCGACGAGGacgcaggtaagtgtttaattTTCTTAGATCTAGGATTGGGCGAAGTCCTCCGTCCTTCTTGGGGACGGTGAAATACCTGGAATAAAACCCTCTTGGGATTTTGTGATGCGGGACCAGTTGGATGGCTTTCTTTTGGATCAGAGCCTGCActtcctcctctaggacagggttGGCAGTTGTGACCTTGAGGTATCCCAGGGGAGGAAGTTTGATGAACTCTAGACGGTATCCGAATTGTATGATGCTTAGG from the Pogona vitticeps strain Pit_001003342236 chromosome 3, PviZW2.1, whole genome shotgun sequence genome contains:
- the LOC140704554 gene encoding uncharacterized protein LOC140704554; protein product: MYGSGCCLSPSARCKDFSLHRRLASGVTFQKKGSSGHKLHHTHITKFRSHHKLGQVHANSFSSDVVHRSYSGLKKGKAFSAYRPHTKASNSPTGIPTPCPSVSTSGRTSARPHGIDNGCFASRQAQNEITTGMAPSSLQSVVRPPKEAVESHPRVGKTTVMVGLPATSSHGAPFSTPTTVGSGYNGCEPHGLGGSLQWPHRECLVDLSSKGPPHKPSRADSSNKGLQGLSPHNTGSWCASCNRQYHDPVLYKQAGRNKVSVLTLPSCTALGMVLCPSCVSHGHSHSDNRELSSRHSKPSKKSVPRVGTKPTHVSGVVPQMGPSSHRHVCFERKQKMSRLCLKSREGSLIPGGRLHDSLEETSHLPVPADSSNSKDHSQANSTQGLSHPGGPLLATSAVVPSPPRGSHGRLQVSDDARLALQRLRVHSPPGRGIPSPDRLEDLPEIKEILDKSRKPSTKSLYKYKWDNFVRFALSKDLQTSPVSLRTLLIYLRHLFDLGLSVSTLKVYAAAIVVHQPSGSSSAQLFTHPTVKTFFKGLMNARPPVRAPIPQWSLTLVLNALMKHPFEPMSSCDLKFLSLKTLFLVAITSARRASELAALRSDSPYLQFYKDKVVLFPDISFLPKVVSEFHLNQPISLPTLFSDPSSDIERMLHSLDVKRALSYYISRTRDFRASHKLFLCYYGSRKGSAASAPALSRWLVSTVVLAYQLSKKDVPEGIRGHSTRSMATSTALLRGVDLPDICRAATWSKVSTFVTHYRLDLRAKKETSFGRAVLTSVLQ